The sequence ggTATGTCAGCAGTGCTATTGGTATTTTGTAAAGTTTGTGTGTCAGTAAAGTTAGTTTTTATCAAATCATTTATCTAGAACAAATGGGAGACCGCAAGAGCCCTCCAGTGGCCAAGCTAATTTCTGCAAAAATCCCGTCATCGGAATGAAAAAGGAATTGTATGCAGTTGTTAAATCTTAACGGCAAAGAGAAGGGATGGCTAGAATTATTTTAGCTGTTTAAAAGGCCATATGCTGTACTTGCAGGTgagatcacattttctttccttccaaatTCTTATTGATATGTTACCagattttgaaacattttgagtTTCACTCTGTAATATGAAGGTTAAGATTGTGTTTACAGATCAGTTGAtgccagcagttcgagaccacatagtaagaccctgtctctacaaatgataaaaaaattagtcggctgtggtggtgggcacataTGGCCACAGCTgctcaagaggcagaggtgggaggatcacttgaacttggtgGGCAGGGAGCATCAAGGCTGAGGTGAGCCGTGAtagcccgccactgcactccagcctgggctacagaaggagaccctgccgcaaacaaacaaacaaacaaacaaacaaacaggtttACAACCAACTGGTTATTTTTTGGTATAGAAGCCAATagttattgagtacttactatgtgttaggcactactccaataattttacatttaggaaaacatttaattataaCATTCTAACAGCTATTATGAAATAGttactgttgttttttgttttgagacagtctccatCTGTTGTCCAGCAtggggtgcagtgatgcgatcatagcATGTTGTAAcctccaactgctgggctcaagtgatcctcctgcctcagcctcctcagtagctaggactatcagtagctatttttgtttttgtagagacaggttgccgaggctggtctaaaactcctggcatcaagcaatcttcctgtctcagcctcccagagcgctgggattacagacatgagctactgtgctCAGCCAGTTACCATTATTAATACAATTTTTCTGGTGAGGAAATAGAATATTAGTTATTAAATGCAGTTActaaacaaaaaagttaaacagCCTACTAGTTAGTGATGGAGCCAGGATTCCAACCTTACTACTCTACTCTGATGTCTGCTTTGGATCTTGGTGCCAAACAATGTCCTCATTCaggataatttaataaaatagaatctTTATTTacataagaaacaaaacaattggTGTAATCGAGACATAGGCTTCTCTTGTAGACAGTTTTTTATGGAACAGTGTAGCATTGATAACATGATTTgtgattttttattatatattaaatgaataataagAGGACACATGATTGTTTTGATCATTTTATTATTCACGTTTTCAGTAAAAGACTTAAAAGTCAATAAGTTGCTCAGTGTTTCCATGTCCTAGGTAGCTAAATGCAAacacctgttctttttttttttttttgagacagagtcttactgtgtctcctgggctgaaatgcagtggcatgaatctcagttcactgcaacctccacctcccggactcaagtgattctcctgcctcagcttcccgagtaggtgGGTTTACAGGCACTCCccactacacccagctacttttttgtatttttagtagagatgggctttccccatgttggccaggctggtcttgaactcctgacctcatgattcacctgcctcagcctcccaaagtactgggattacaggtgtgaaccaccgcgcctggccaacaaacacctgttctttattattattattactatttttgggagccagagtcactctgttgcccagggtgaagtgcagtggcatgatcttggctcattgcaacctctgcctcctggattcaaatgattctcttttctcagcctcccgagtagctgggattacaggcatccaccttCACACCGagctattttttgtagttttagtagagacggggtttcaccatgttgaccaggctggtcttgactcctgacctcaggtgatctgcctgccttggcctcccaaagtgctaggattacaggtgtgaccaccacgccctgcccctTAATTATTAAGATAGAGAATTTAAAGACGTAGCTTTTTAGTTacattatttccttatttttccctTCAGCACTTACATACTCTTTTGCTACTGCGTTTTCTGAAAATGTAATCAATAGTTGAATTTGGGGTAAAAATAAGGACTTTTGCTCTTCTTCAGGAACTATGATCTCATAGGTTGAATTAGGATATCATTTAATGCAGTCTGAGACTCTTGGCAGAGAAGTAGATGAATAGAATTGCCTGCCTGAAGACAGAAGATAGAAAACGCTCTGAGAGGATTCAAGCCTAAAACTCCAGGTAcaagtttttcattattttattctacaAGCTGAAGGAGGGGAAATTTGGGATGAAATGgcttctaggccgggcgcggtggctcaagcctgtaatcccagtactttgggaggccgaggcgggtggatcacgaagtcaggagatcgagaccatcctggctaacatggtgaaaccccgtctctactaaaaatacaaaaaactagccgggcgtggtggcgggcgcctgtagtcccagctactcggaggctgaggcaggagaatggcgtaaacccgggaggcggagcttgcagtgagccgagatcgcgccactgcactccagcctgggtgacacagcgagactccatctcaaaaaaaaaaaaaaaaaaaaaaaagaaatggcttcTGAAGGAAAGATATTCTAGTTGCACTGCGAAGGAAGGGCATGATATGGGGGAGCACCTGGAGCCCTGTTGTCTGTTCTAGAGAACCTGGTGTGTTTTCCACAGTGATTATTGGAGAAATTTCCTGAAAAGGAATTTTTTCCCCTCTCGTATCTGAATTTGAATCTCTAGGTGGAAGTGAGTTGCGAAGGTGCCACTCTTATCTGATGGAGGTATATGCATTGAGGCCAGCATGGCTAGGTAATTAGAGACTTTTCTGTTTGAGACCTGAGCAGTACACATCCCTTCAACTGGGGAAGGCTTCACTTCACTGTGGATGCCAGGTGGGTACCTGAGACCACAAAGAGCTCTACTCTGCCTCTTGCCCACTCCCTAGACCAGCTCTAATCACCACCTCCTGATTTCTTCTGCATGGTGTCTTCAGGTTCTCATCCTGGTGAAACTTGTAGGCTTGCAAATTCAATCTCTCCCCACTCCATTCAACAGGTATGTATTGTGTGCCTTTGTGTATGCCATGTGCTGTGCCACACTCAACAGTTTCAgtgatgaacaaaacagacaaaatcctGTAACTTACAaggcatttcatttttaaagcctATGCTTGATACTCTTTTTATGCTATGAATTTGTTCTACAGTATTtctaaaaatgtgtgtatgtgtgtattatcaaatatttaaaatccacCAGAGGAATTTATCCTTTCAAAAGATAAATTTGTCCTTTAAAAAGGCCGGATGTGATTGGGAGCTGAGATGGGGGTATcttttgaggccaagagtttgagaccaacctgggcaacatagagagacccttccctcatctctataaaaaaatacaacaataaaaaattagccaggtgtggtgatatgcacctatagtcctagctactcaggaggctgggaggatcacttgggcccagaagtttgaagttacagtgagctatgttcgtgccaccacactccagcctccagggggacagcaagactctgtctctaactaactaactaaataaataaatgacagccTAGTAGAagtacttgattttttaaatgaataatctTGCTTAAGTAATTTCATATATGTCCTGTGTttccatgtttggttttctaaaGAGGTGAATcatcttttttaaatatatgaagaaaacttCCACAGAGAAATGCACATTCCAGATGGGTTTAATTATCCCTCATTTGGAATGTGCGAAGCTGAGGTTAATCATATTTCTCTACAAGTCACAGCTCCCTTCAGTTTTTTACCAGCCATGCAATGATAAAAGATAACCACTAGCAGGCGCTAAGAGCTTACTCCTTGGCCCAAACTTTGCTCTCAATGTGGGTTTTTGATGCTTGCCAGCAGTCACATCTGCCTTGTGATGTGCATTTGTGCTCTAACTGGATCGCATTTTAGTTTAACTATTTTTAGGTGTAAATGGTAGAAGAACAGTTAACCAGGACTTTTCCTTTGTTTAGTTCACACCTGGGTTTTAGGGCCTTACTGGCCCTAATCCCCTAATCCTCCCCTTCAAATACCTTTGAATAAGATGAAGGAACAAACTTATGCTCAAGCCATAGAGCATATGACTCGTCTTACAtttttttataatggaaaaaaacaCTGGACTTAGGGATAGAAGACCTGAAATCAGGTCTCAGCTATACTTTCCTAGTTCTGATATGTACTGTAGAAATGTGAAGTGATGGCATGGCAGAGTTTGCTGAGAAAAAATTAACTGAGAAGACCTTTGTCTGGATGGTCTGGGGACCAATCATTGACATTTATCTGAGGGTGATTAGACCTTGAGAGACTGACTCTTACAACTAAAGGGTACCTGAGAATGTGCAGACCTAGAATATCAGTTTAGTAAGTTGTGCTGCATGGGAAGTCAGGTCTTAATCACAAAGAGGGTTTGGGAGCAGAGACACAGCCAAGCAATgtggatggttttttttttttttttttttttttgagacagagtttgctcttgttgcccaggctggagtgcaatggtgcgatcttggctcaccaccacctctgcctcctgggttcaagggattctcctgcctcagcctcccgagtagctgggattacaggcatgtgccaccatgcctacctaattttgtatatatacatatatatttgagatggagtctgctcttgtcgcccaggctggagtgcaatggcacgatctcggctcactgcaacctccgcctcctaggttcaagcgattctcctgcctcagcctcctgagtagctgggattacaggcacctgccagcacgaCCAGCTAATtaatctatctatcaatctatctatctgtctatctatctatctatctatctatctatctatctatctatctatctatattttagtagagacggggtttcaccatgttggccagactgatctcaaactcctgacctcgtgatccgcccaccttggtctcccaaagtgctgggattacaggcgtgagccactgtgcccggccccagtGTGGATGATTTTAGCAAAAATCTCAGCTAAGATAGCTTGAGGGACTTTCCCACCCTACAGAGTCTTGCTAATAGCACTGCATCCTTAGAGTCTGTAAGCCACAGACTCTGAAAATAGTCAAGGATTCCCATTGTGTCTCTCTGCCTCTTGGCCTCCAGTTCTCTTTGCTTCCATGGCGTCCTGCCTTCCTTTTGAAGGGACAAGCCCTCTCTTTACCTTGGGCTAATGAATTCAAACAGGTTACATCTTGTGGCCTCCTCAAGTGGCCTTTTGTACATCTATGCTGGAATGGATTAGACACTGGCTTTACAATTTCTTTCATtggataatgataataataacctAATTATTtagctcagtcgcccaggctggagtacagtagctcaatcttggctcactgcagtctccttcaagttattctcctgcctcagcctcccaagtagctggaattacaggcatacaccaccatgcccagctactttttgtgttttccgtagagatggggtttcaccatgttggtcaggctggtctcgaactcctgaccttaggtgatccgcccacctcggcctcccaaagtgctgggattacaggtgtgagccaccacgcccggcctagcaTGTGTAATTGACAATTGTTCCTACCTTAAAggctgttatgagaattaaatgagctaatgcatGTAAAATGCATCTGCATAATATATAACACAGCTCGATAAATGTGAGTCGCTACTGTTGCCACCATTATTACCATGGCCACGTTTGCCGTTGATGATGTTCAACCACTGAAAAGCATCGTTTTCTTTCTTCTAGTAACTGTGTGTACTGAATGCTTCGCATCTGTCCCTACGGCACTTTTCAGGCTGTCACAATCCTGGGTCGTCGGGAGACTGTATCGAGCGCCCTTGCGGTGCTGGCAGCAGGGAAGAAAGAGCGAGCAGGGAGGAACTGAGGAGGGTCGGAGCGGAAGGGAGACCCAGAGACTGAGAGGAGAGAGGGGctataagaaaagaaatcagtcGCAGCAGAACAGAACTCTCGACAAACGCACGCCCTCTTTGCGCTCTACGTTTCTTTggacctggatggaattggaatTGTTTTACTTTGCATCGCGGGACTGCGGTGAGGACGGGGCGGGGCGGCCCAATGGCCTCCCTGGGGTTGCTCCGCTCCCCTTCACCCTCCCTTCCCGGCCCCGCCCCGCGATTGGCCGGCGCGCCCCGGGGCTGCCGCCGATTGGTGTTCGCCGGCCCGAGCCGCGGGGCTTAAAGAGGGGGCGGGGGCGCGCTGCCCAGCAGCGCTGCTGTCCCGGCCGTGAGCCCTTCGCCGCTGAGCTCGCTGCCTCCCGCGCCGACCTCCGCCTCCAGTGTCCCGCCTCGGGCCGTCGCCCTCCAGCGACTCGCGAGCGTGGGAGACGTACCTGGACAGGCACTGTCCAGCCCGGGTCCAGGCACAGCCGTGAGGGGCGAGGCACGGGGACAAACTGGCGCCCACGATGGTGGCCACGTGCCTGCAGGTGGTGGGCTTCGTCACGAGCTTCGTGGGCTGGATCGGCGTCATCGTGACCACCTCCACCAATGACTGGGTGGTGACCTGCGGCTACACCATCCCCACCTGCCGCAAGCTGGACGAGCTGGGCTCCAAGGGGCTGTGGGCCGACTGCGTCATGGCCACGGGGCTGTACCACTGCAAGCCCCTGGTGGACATCCTCATCCTGCCGGGTAAGGACACGAGCTTGGCGGAGGCTCCCCAATCCTTATCCTCTGGGTAAAGAGCGGGATATTAGACGGCGGTCACAGAGACATTTTGGGGGCTTGAAGACCTTTGGGTACGTTTTTGACATTCCTAGTCCCACCTTGTAGAAGAATTAGGCAGCCCGGAACTTaacttctctaggcctcagtATTCTTACCTGGAATTTGGGGTAATAGTGGCAGTGTGGCCGGTGGTAACACTGGCCGAGTCCCCTTGAGAATGAACAAACAGGAACACATAATAGGAACTGAGTCCGTATTAATTACTGCGGCCCCAGCCCGCATCCTTCCACcgtcggcttcccaaagtccttCCCGCTCCCGCCAGGCCTTCCCCGGGGCGCCGAGCCTTCGCGTTAGATTCCGCCCGCAGAGGTGAGAAGGAGCGTGTAACACAAGCGGACAGGAGAATCGAACCGGCTTAGGCTGAGTTTCCCGGTCCTCATAGGATGGGAGAAGCGCCCCAGCCAGGTTAGAGCCCTCCTAGCTCTGTCCGCCCAGCCGCTGAGCGATTCACGTCCAAGGCGCTCTGGGCTGCCTGGTTTGGGAAATGACAGGTTGGTTCCCGCTTGTGCCCAGGGCCATCTCCGCTGCCCCCGCCCCTGCTGTGGGCGCGTCAGACCGCGGTGCTGCGGTGACGCCGGCTCCGGCTCCGCGCCGCTGGGTTGGATAGGGACGAGCAGGGGCTCCTCGGAGGGCGGACTCCACTGGGGAGACACGGAGCGCGCCGCCGAGGGTCGCTCGCCGCCACCCCTCCAGCGTGCCTCAGAGTGGAAAGGGGAGCTAAAAATTGACAGCCTAGCGCGGGCCAGGGGCCACATCTTCATATGTGTCCTGTGGAAACATTCTGGGCGACAGTCTCAATTCAGATTCAAACCACGAGCCAGCTGGGCAATGGCGAGGTCGGGGGCAACCCCTTGGTTTTCTGCTGGAATCTCTGTCCTGCCCCAAAGGCATGTCTTTGTCCCGGTCTCTACAAGGTGGGCTTCTGTCCCCCAGCCTTCGTGGATTGTGCTCACTTAAAGGATTTTCCCGGTTTCCTCAAGATGGGGAGAAACTTGTCCCTGAAGCCGCCAGTCAGATAAAAGACCTGCTCGCCCCTTAAGCCTCCTCCAAGCACCCCCTATTTCCAGTCCTCGCAGTCGAAATCTGaatccctccttcctccttgctGCCTAGTACTTGGCTCTTATCCCCACAAAGGcacattttatcttgttttttgttgATTGTTCGTGAGTGAAGTTCTCCCACTACGTTTTAAATTCCTTGAAGATAGAGATGCTGTCCTGTTAATTctctttgcttcctcttctggACCTGGCATGGCCTCTGGCACACAATAGCTGCGGGCAGTGCTTGCCTGGCTTGCCTTACGCTATCCTTTACTTCATTTTGAACTTTTAGAAGGCCAGAGGTCAACAAACCCAGATCTAGACTCAGCTTTGGCTAATGCTGGTGTTGGCAGACCAGGCCAGCCTCCGGGATCCAGGACTCACAATCTGGGTGACGGGGAACAAATTGCTAGCATCAGTGAACCACggttgtcttcttttgaaaaagttaaaatcaGATCAACCACCCATCTTTCACGAttatttgaggattaaatgagataagaaaTGTAATCTCCTTTGAGATAGTAGATGCTTCATGAATGGTAGttatagtattttattaaaagctgggcatggtattTGTAGGGATCTTTGAAGCATAAAATTACCTTTGCTTCCTTCTCCTGAAATTAACTTTACTGAGCAAGTGGTTTGTTGCCAAGTGGTTTGTTTTCAGAGAACAAAGGCCATCCTCCAGAGGGGAGTGCATATTGGGGGAGTGGGGGGTGGTGCTAgtccttcctgccttcccccTCTGTCACACTTTGGGTGGAGGCAGTAACAGTCCTCAGTCTCTATCTTTTGGTGTCCGGACATGGCCTTGGCACCGTAGCATGTGGACAGCCAGTGCCGTGGATTTCAGAACCTGCATTGCCAGTTGACTGCCTCCTTTGTGTGGGTGCTGGCTCTCTACAAGCTGCAGGGGCAGATGGCTGGGTCAGGGGATGGGCCTCAGACTTTCTGGAGCTCCTTTCTGGAGATCTTCAAGTCAGTAGACACTTGACTGATTATCTTTAATTCTGAAGGAGCTGAGATGGGCAGTGCTGGAAGAGGGCCCTTGTGAAGCCCGAATTCTGGCAAAACGTACCTTGCTAAGAGGCAGCGTTGAAGTTAGGACTTTGTGCACGTGAGGGTCCTGGTGTGTGAGGCAGATGTTGGGCTAGTTTCCTGGCTTTGCTATGAACTCTGCCTCACCCAGGCCGCTAGTACTAGTTCCTTCTGAGCAAAGAAGGGAGAGTAATAAATGCGCCCCCCACTTTTTTAAGAGGAGGGAGAGCTTTAATGAGAAACATTACATTTAAAAGTGAAACACATTTGTCTGTGAAATTCTCCCAGTGTCTTGTCAGagttattctaaataaatatgaCACATATTGTAATCTGTTTCTTAATAAAGTTTTTACTTGGCATTTTACTTGACAGGATAAAGTTCATGTAGTTTTTCTCTACTCTTCTATTTTTCAGTTCTCTTATTCCTTGATTTGCAATTGTTTCCATGATCTGTTGTGGGCACTGTGTTAACTCCATGAATACCAAGGCAGGTGTCTGCCATCCAGGAACCCTGAGGGCTGGAGAGATGCCTTTTAAGCAATGATGGACAGCTGGGGAAGGATGCCCAGGGTACTGTGGGGGAGGCAGATGGCACCCAACCATTTAGGGGCAGGATCCATGAGGACAGCAGCCTCTGGGGAGACAGCAAAGAGAGGAAGCCTGAATTTTAGCTTAGTCTGGGTTAGGGCCACAGCCATTGTGAATGAAAGCACGTGGTTAGGAGAAAATCACCTAGGACACCTGGAGATGAAAGCACTGCACTGAGACAGACAAAGAACACCAATGATAACAATTAACCTTTTTTGAGGATTTGGTATAGGCACCGTTTTAAGCATTGCATAAATTAACTAATGTAGTCTTCGGTAGAATTCTATTAGAGAGATGCAGGTACTATTACATTATTAtcaatactttatttatttatttattttgagaaagagtcccgctctgtcacccaggctggagtgcagtggctctatctcagctcactgcaacctccgcctcccaggttcaagcgattctcctgcctcagcctccctgagtaactgggactataggcgcacaccaccacaccaggctaatttttgtatttttagtagagatggagttttgccatgttggccaggctggtcttgaactcctgacctcagaggattcacctgccttggcctcccaaagtgctgggattataggtgtgagccaccgtgcctggcctattgttACTTTATAGATGTGGAAAGTAAGACATCATGGTTAAGTAACTTGGCCCTCACAGAATGATTCTTGGGAGATTTGAGTTTTCATCTGAACTTTCTCATGGGGATGTAATAATGTAAATAGACTCTTGGCCCCTCCACCCTGGAAGCTTGGCCAAGTGGCCTAAACCAGGGGCCCCCATTTAGTCTCTCCAGCCCCCTTTTTTCTTGCTGAGttgttttaaaagttgaaaagtgCTTAGTGACCTTGGACAATACTAGCACCTTCTAAGTCCTGGAATGGGCCAAGAGCGAGGAAGTGAGATGATGCTGAATTCCCCTAAGGCAGGACTCAGGAAGCAAGAGAACCCCGTGGTCTAACTTTTCCCGTCTGCTCTCTTGTTCCCAGGCTATGTGCAGGCCTGCCGTGCCCTGATGATTGCTGCCTCAGTCCTGGGTCTGCCAGCCATTTTACTGCTGCTGACTGTTCTTCCCTGCATCCGGATGGGCCATGAGCCCGGTGTGGCTAAGTACAGGCGGGCCCAGCTGGCTGGTGTTTTGCTCATTCTGCTGGGTAAGACAGCTTTCTCAATGGTACCCCACCTATGAGGGAGCCTGATGAATCTCAGATCTTGTGGTTGCTGCCTTCTCAAGTTCAAGAGAAATGTGAAAGGAAGCCAAGTGAACCCAGTGGGGGATGGACCCCCACAATCTGTATCCCTTTGTATTTTACGGGCAGTTTACATAGAGGGCTAAGTAATGTCTCTGGAAGTCACTGAACATGAAGataagtttaaaaagagaaagaaaggccgggcgcggtggctcaagcctgtaatcccagcactttgggaggccgagatgggcggatcatgaggtcaggagatcgagaccatcctggctaacacggtgaaaccccgtctctactaaaaaatacaaaaaactagccgggcgaggtggcgggtgcctgtagtcccagctactcgggaggctgaggcaggagaatggcgtgaacccgggaggcggagcttgcagtgagctgagatccggccactgcactccagcctgggcgacagagcgagactccgtctcaaaaaaaaaaaaaaaaaaaaaaaaaaaaaaaa is a genomic window of Macaca mulatta isolate MMU2019108-1 chromosome 2, T2T-MMU8v2.0, whole genome shotgun sequence containing:
- the CLDN11 gene encoding claudin-11: MVATCLQVVGFVTSFVGWIGVIVTTSTNDWVVTCGYTIPTCRKLDELGSKGLWADCVMATGLYHCKPLVDILILPGYVQACRALMIAASVLGLPAILLLLTVLPCIRMGHEPGVAKYRRAQLAGVLLILLALCAIVATIWFPVCAHRETTIVSFGYSLYAGWIGAVLCLVGGCVILCCAGDAQAFGENPFYYSSGSSSPTHAKSAHV